The Mucilaginibacter mallensis genome has a segment encoding these proteins:
- a CDS encoding glycosyltransferase family 2 protein has protein sequence MKILFWISLFITFYAFFGYGILLFVLIKIKRLIKGKPVLPIVDMDNLPTCTLVVAAYNEDGVMEEKIKNSLSLTYPASKLEFVFITDGSTDGTAAIVELYPQIRHMHSNERKGKIAAVHRAMDTVNTEIVIFTDANTFLNTEALVNICRHYSDAKVGAVAGEKRVYADADNATAGEGFYWKYESKLKTWDSELYSVVGAAGELFSIRTSLYVPVSPDTILDDFMISLLVAEKGYRVIYEPEAYATESASQNVTEELKRKIRIAAGGIQSIIWLKSLLNPFPIPVLSFQYVSHRVLRWTIVPFLMILALILNFIIVFSGDGSFIYQLLLIAQVAFYLMAILGWIMEERNVKVKIFFIPYYFCMMNYAVLMGIRRYSLGRQSAIWEKAKRQ, from the coding sequence ATGAAAATATTATTCTGGATCAGTCTGTTCATTACGTTCTATGCCTTTTTTGGTTATGGTATATTACTGTTTGTTTTAATAAAAATAAAGCGACTAATAAAGGGAAAACCTGTATTACCTATTGTTGATATGGATAATTTGCCCACCTGCACCTTAGTGGTTGCTGCTTATAACGAGGATGGGGTGATGGAAGAGAAAATAAAGAATAGTCTTTCATTAACTTATCCTGCCAGCAAGCTGGAGTTTGTTTTTATTACCGATGGCTCTACAGATGGCACAGCGGCAATAGTTGAACTATATCCGCAGATAAGGCACATGCATAGTAATGAGCGCAAAGGGAAAATTGCTGCCGTACACCGTGCAATGGATACCGTAAATACTGAAATTGTGATATTTACCGATGCCAACACATTTTTAAATACGGAAGCATTGGTAAACATATGCCGCCACTATAGTGATGCTAAGGTTGGCGCGGTAGCAGGTGAAAAAAGGGTTTATGCTGATGCTGATAATGCAACAGCAGGTGAGGGCTTCTACTGGAAATACGAATCCAAACTAAAAACATGGGATTCGGAACTGTATTCGGTTGTTGGTGCTGCAGGCGAACTGTTTAGTATTCGCACATCACTTTATGTGCCTGTATCGCCAGATACCATATTGGATGACTTTATGATATCATTACTGGTGGCCGAAAAAGGTTATCGTGTTATATATGAGCCGGAAGCATATGCTACAGAATCAGCATCGCAAAATGTAACTGAGGAATTGAAGCGCAAGATCAGGATAGCAGCGGGTGGTATACAATCTATCATCTGGCTGAAATCATTGCTTAATCCATTTCCTATACCTGTGCTTTCGTTTCAATATGTTAGTCACCGGGTATTACGGTGGACTATTGTGCCATTCCTGATGATACTGGCGCTGATACTTAATTTTATTATTGTATTTAGTGGGGATGGCTCCTTTATATATCAGCTGCTATTAATTGCCCAGGTGGCATTTTACCTGATGGCCATATTGGGCTGGATAATGGAAGAACGGAATGTAAAAGTGAAGATATTTTTTATTCCCTACTATTTTTGTATGATGAATTATGCAGTATTGATGGGTATAAGGCGCTATTCATTAGGCAGGCAAAGCGCCATTTGGGAAAAGGCAAAAAGACAATAG
- a CDS encoding acyltransferase, whose amino-acid sequence MSIKDNIKSNPGLKKFIHWMLIPTGEARPRLWVKWFVNPFVHKRGSGSSIKWRTRVDVLPFNKFELGKKSTIESFSTINNGVGDVIIGDNTLIGMSNVIIGPVNIGNNVIFAQNIVASGLNHEYTDVNMPISQQKILVAPIIIEDDCWIAANSVITSGVTVGKHSVVAGGSVVTKSIPPYSVAAGNPAKVIKQYDFTKQEWVRV is encoded by the coding sequence ATGTCGATAAAAGATAATATAAAAAGTAACCCAGGGCTAAAAAAGTTCATACATTGGATGCTTATACCCACCGGTGAAGCAAGGCCACGACTGTGGGTGAAATGGTTTGTAAACCCGTTCGTTCATAAACGGGGGAGCGGATCAAGCATAAAATGGCGCACACGGGTTGATGTGTTGCCTTTTAATAAATTTGAGCTAGGCAAAAAATCAACCATTGAATCTTTCTCAACTATCAACAATGGAGTGGGTGATGTGATCATTGGCGATAATACCCTGATAGGCATGAGCAATGTGATTATAGGCCCTGTTAATATTGGCAACAACGTAATATTCGCCCAAAATATAGTTGCCAGTGGCTTAAACCATGAGTATACAGATGTAAATATGCCCATCTCTCAGCAAAAGATCCTGGTAGCGCCCATTATTATTGAGGATGATTGCTGGATCGCAGCCAACTCGGTGATAACCTCGGGTGTAACTGTTGGCAAGCATAGTGTTGTAGCCGGTGGCTCAGTAGTAACTAAAAGTATACCACCATATTCAGTTGCAGCCGGTAACCCGGCAAAAGTTATTAAGCAATATGATTTTACTAAGCAGGAGTGGGTACGTGTTTAA